GGGTGCGGGTAAAACCGAGCTCAACATCAACGTTGCGGCAAGTCCAGCAACATGAGCAGTCCATTTTTTCATCAAGAGGTTCACTCCAATTCTTAAAATTTGTCATTATGGATAGTGTAGCATGCGCTTGTTTAAAAATTGATAAAAATCAAAAAAATAGGAGATTGCCCATAAAAAAACGGTATGCCTCAGCACACCGTTTGAAGTCATATGTTAGTTATCTTCTTCGTGATCCACTTGCCATTCCCAGTCAAGCATGCCGTAAATCAAGGAATCGCGCCAGTGGTCTTCGAGATAGACCGTCTCGCGAAGCTGTCCTTCCTTCGTCATGCCGACTTTTTGGAGGACTCGCTCAGAAGCGACGTTCCGCGGATCACACGTCGCTGTGATTCGGTGCAATTCTAGTTTTTCGAAACCGAATTGGAGAAGGAAAGAGGCAATCGACGTCGCATATCCATTCCCCCATTCATCGGGTGAGAGGACGTATCCGATTTCGGCGATTTTATTTTCAACGTCTGTGATGACGAGTTCACCGGCACCGATGACGACGTCGCTTGGAAACGTCACAGCAAAAACATACCGACGTCTTGGTGTCTCGAGTTCACTTTCGAGTGCATCGTGCAGGAATTGTTTCGTATCCGTCTCGGAATTCGGACCCCATGACTGGAATTGACTGACGATGGGTTGTGATGCATAGGCGTGAACGGCTTCTACATCTTCTGGTGTAAAACGACGAATCCGAAGTTGATCATTGATTTTATAACGCATGCAGCATCCTCCTCTTTCAGATGAAGTCACTTTGATTCTATTTGACAGATGGGGAACGGATTCCTGTTTGACATAGGAAAAAGGGCGTGCTAGGGTGGTTGTATCGAATGGAATAGGGAGTATCCTCTAGGGTTCCGTACGGCTGGACCGAGGGAGGAACATGGACGTTTGTCCATGCAACGGAGGGATAAAAGCCCGGGAGTAAAGCGAATCGTCTCGCTTACTCCCGGGCTTTTTCATTTGAATTTACCTATCAGGAGGCAATTACTATGGCAAAGTATTGGATTGGCATCATCGTCGCAGCGTGTTTTGAAGTCGGCTGGGTCATTGGATTAAAACATGCGGCAACACCACTTGAGTGGGCTGCAACGATCGTCTGTATCATCGTTAGCTTTACCGTGCTAATTAAAGCGAGTAACCATTTACCAGTCGGAACGGTCTATGCTGTCTTCGTCG
This region of Exiguobacterium acetylicum DSM 20416 genomic DNA includes:
- a CDS encoding GNAT family N-acetyltransferase produces the protein MRYKINDQLRIRRFTPEDVEAVHAYASQPIVSQFQSWGPNSETDTKQFLHDALESELETPRRRYVFAVTFPSDVVIGAGELVITDVENKIAEIGYVLSPDEWGNGYATSIASFLLQFGFEKLELHRITATCDPRNVASERVLQKVGMTKEGQLRETVYLEDHWRDSLIYGMLDWEWQVDHEEDN
- a CDS encoding DMT family transporter translates to MAKYWIGIIVAACFEVGWVIGLKHAATPLEWAATIVCIIVSFTVLIKASNHLPVGTVYAVFVGLGTAGTVVTDIVLFDQAASVMKLALIAVLLVGVIGLKLVSGEEKSA